The sequence AACTTTTGATGAATTCCCTCACCATGCTGAGAGGTTGATTCCTGCTCTAACTGTAGCGCAAACAAAGGAGTAGGAGGGGTTAGATGGGAGGCAGTGGGAGGGCCTACCACAGCTGCTCTCCCTTCCAAAGTACAAAAACCGCCTGTGATACCGGCacaaaggagaaggagagctaGTCTGAGTGTGTTGCGTGTCGAGTGAAAGCTCAGGAGGCTGTTAGAGTGAAGAGAGACACacgggggaaagagagagaagtcgACTTACTGAGTGACTGACAGAAACAGTAAGACGCTCACATTATGACACACTCAAAGCTCCAGAGCTCCTTTGAATGAGCCTGCTGCTCTGTGGTTTGTGAGAGGGAGAAAGCCAACAACAACTTTGCCGCTTTTGGAACAAAAAAGGCCAAAGACACAGGACGCAGTTTTTGACAAACAGAAAGGATTTTGCCATGTGGACTTCACTCTATGGGGCCTGAATTTGGATTTGCCATCATTTCTTTCGTGGACTCAGCGGCTCGTGGTAATTGTGTGACTGATCCATCTGAGTAAGTGAAGCTCAGTCTGCAACTTGTGGGCCGCAGCCTGCTTAGGAGACAGgacagggggaggggaggacgcTCCTGCCTGAATCCCTGTCCTCTGGGAGGGGTCTTTTCAGTATGAAGTAACCCCCGAGATAGCCACACCAAGGCGGGGACTCATGTTGACCATGTGCAGCAGTCCTCTCTAACATGGGCAGTTGTGTTGGAAAGTAACCTGTGTACCAATGGCGTGGATTATCAGATGAGAGAGTGTCTTTAAATGTATCGACTGTTCTGTGCTTTACTCTCCATTTATGGTGAATTCATTGTGCAGGGCAGCCCTTTCATTATATAGCTATTCCATAACAGACACCCACTCTTTGTCCCTCAGAATGTACAACAGTACCCTCCCTCCCTTCAACTTAACCCAGCGCTGGGCTGAAGACAGCACGGCAAACAGTTCTACCTGTGACAAGAACGATGGATTCAAATACCCGTTGTACAGCGCCGTCTTCAGCATCGTGTTTGTGGTGGGCCTGATCACCAACGTTGTGGCCATTTACATATTCACCTGCTCCCTGAAGCTGAGGAACGAGACCACGACCTACATGATGAACCTGGTCGTGTCTGACCTGCTGTTTGTCTTCACGCTACCTCTGAGGGTCTTCTACTTCATCAACCAGAACTGGCCTTTCGGAGGCATGCTCTGCAAGGTGTCCGTCTCCCTCTTCTACACCAACATGTATGGCAGCATCCTCTTTCTCACCTGCATCAGCGTGGATCGCTTCCTCGCCATCGTGCACCCGTTCCGCTCCAGGGCGCTTCGGACCAAGCGCAACGCCAAGATAGTGTGCGTTGCCGTGTGGGTGCTGGTGCTGTCCGGGAGCCTCCCCACTGGGTTCATGCTGCAGACCACCTCACCCCACTACAACAAGAGTAACGCCATGTTCTGCTTTGAGAACTTCTCCTCCAAGCAGTGGAAATCTCACCTGTCCAAAATGGTGATATTCATAGAGACGGTGGGCTTCGTCATCCCCCTTCTGCTCAACGTGTTCTGCTCCATCATGGTGCTGCAGACTCTGCGCCAGCCCCACACCATCAGTCACGGCGGGAAGCTGAACAAAACAAAGATCCTGCGCATGATAATTGTGCATCTCTTTATTTTTTGCTTCTGCTTCATCCCCTACAATGTGAACTTGGTTTTCTATGCTTTGGTCCGCACTAAGATTTTAAAAGGCTGCTTTGCGGAGTCGGTGGTCCGGACGATCTACCCGATAGCCCTCTGCATCGCTGTGTCCAACTGCTGCTTTGATCCCATTATTTACTATTTCACCTCAGAAACCATCCAGAACTCCATGAAGAGAAAGTCTCAGGTCAACCGGTCGTACGAGGTCAAGTTCTCCGAGGCGCAGCAGTCAGAAACCACCACCAACctgcagagcagcctgaggaATCTCAAAGCTAAAGTGTTCCACAATGAGTCGTCGGTGTGATGGCGCGGTTGCTACACACACCATGAGAAGGTATAACATCCATCCTTCCTTtgagaaattaagctccttgaGATGATGGGAAGTTCATTTGCTTTTGGTGTGCCTTATGAAGCACCTGCCAAAGAGGTATTATCTTCATCTCGGGGTCTTACTGCTACATGCATCTGTGGATTGCTTATCGCTCCACACTCAGTTTCCTTTCCTGTGGAGTATTTTGTAATTGTGTTCAGCCCAATTACTCTGCAGGTGACTTTGTGGGTAATGTGATCTCTGAACAGAAGGACAGTTATGATGTTGAATCCTACTTGTGCCTGTATATTTGTACATGTATGTGGTAAGTTGTGGTGCTAACTTTAGATTATCATCTATTAAATTAACAAAGTTATAAAAAGATATAGATTGTACagggcttctttttttattattgtgaagTGCCTTTTTTGTTCTTGCACCATTTCATTATCGCCTATGTCTTTATTGACCATTACATGCACTTACAGACTTCCAGTATTCCATACTGCTCTCATGCCacagttatgaataaaggtcatGTActgtttaaaacaaacaattgtACCTGAAACCTTTTGTCTCGTAAATGAAGAAGATGCTATCTCTCTTGACGCCAGaatgtaaattattttatttgttgaacaTGGACCAAAATGGCAATAACAGTTTATTTACAACATTAATCCTCATGACCGTTTCCACAAGTCAGGGGAACATTGTAGCAGTGGCGTAAGGTAGTTACTTAACAGGTCCCAGTGAACACTAAAATAGTTCTGAAGCACACACAACAGCAAACAGGTTGTATCATGTTTGTGCTGCATACAAATGAGGAGGCAAAGAAGTGGAAGTAGGCAGTCTGATGGAGTAAGTCTGACTCACTGCAGCTTACTGTGTGGAGACCAGTGGCATCTTTATTGATGGCAACTGTTCATTTCCAGGCAAACATTAAATGTGGTGTAAAAACCACCAGGTTTAAATCAACATAATTGTATGTCTGTCTGCCACTCTGACGTCTGCTTAAACATCGTGAGAGGATGAGTTGGTACTGGATGGGAGTGAAGTGCACTGCAGGGTCTTTTATGTTTAACTTATCCGAGATAGGAATTCCATTTTATCATCCTGTaagatttttttcccctcctccacAAGGACATCGTGTTTGTAATATCTTCGAAGAGGCTGGTCTTTTGATCAACAGAGAATCAAAATGAAAACGGTCATGTGGCATAATTTGAAAAGATTGTTGCTCACGGCCtcatagaagaaaaaaacttctaTTTTTATACGTATCAGATATTTGTCCTGTTTGTGGACAACTTTATAAGTGATATGTCATCATTGAGTCAACACAGTGTGAGAGTGAAGAACAAGAAAGCAACATGGTGCTTTAGCTTGATTGACATAGCCTGAAGGTCAGGCAGCGGCACTTTATTCATACTCCACCTATAACTCTGGTTCTGGGGCCATGTGAGGGACACAAAGGCGGGGGGTCAAAGACCCGGGTTGTTATGAAAACAAACGAGTACAACTTGACTCAGAGGCGGTTCACGTCATCCTCGTGCGAGTAGCTGCGACCTGGCCACACGTGTATACTGAGCCTCTCGAAGTAGAACCTGTTGACTATAATCCATTCAagagcatgttgttgttgtttagaacCTCTGCATGGACGAGTCAGGCTGTGTGAATGAAGCACGGACGACCGTTATCTGACCACAGGGTGTTCATGGCTGTTGTCATCTGGGCCAAAGGTCAGGGCAGAGATAGAGGGACAACTGGAGGAAATCACAGTACAAATGAAGTTGAGTGATGTGAGTAGATTGATTTTCTAGACTAAAAGGAGGAAGTAAATGCACTTCTTAAATAGTTATTCTGAATATACTCACATTTACTCATAAACACTGATGTAACTGCGAGACGTTTCCTAATTGTTCACACTTTAAAATGTTGCTTCAAATGTCAAGGACATGAAGTAGTGTACACCCTGACGTCTTGTGGTTGTATACGCTCTCTGTATCAGGACCCCCTCACATGAGCGCAGCAGGCTGGCCTGCATACACAACAGCTATCTAATCAGCCTGTATCTCCTTCCCAGCTGGCGGCAGGGTGAGAAAACACAGACGCCACATAGCGTGTCATCGCGGACACTCTGTTCTGCGCTGCTCTTGTCATTTCAGATTGGAGTGTACGTCAAAGCAGTTTTTGTGCAGCACAAGATGAGTGGGGGATTTGGGAAATGTTATTGTGCGAGTGAtgcgggaagaaaaaaatatctatatataaaacacatttatacttACTGATGACTGATATTTTTGCCTTCTTCAACCTTAAATCATCTGTTTTAAGTGACTGATAGAATCGCACAAGACAAAAACAACGTTTTTCTTCCGCAGCGTCATCAtagtcagtgtcttcctcccgGTCTTTCTTTCCCCCCTGTTGGTCGACCCAGCATGTTCTCTCCACTGAACCTCCTAATGGCTGCTTTGAAGTTATGTCAGTCCCAACTGACTGAAAATCCTCTGGTGTGTTGAGAACTCGTGTCAGGAGTAATCTCCACTGGGGCCTTAACAGGGACCTCTCAGTATGACGGGAGATCGTGGTGAGGTCTTCGGCCTCAGACTCACTCCACAGCTCTGGATCACATGACAAGGGCAGCGCCTGTCTCACTAAATGGATCTTGGGTGAAAGGGGTCTCTCCGCAAAGGATAATCAGCCATGTTCTCTGCACGGCTCACAGGATGAATTTCAGAGGAAATGGCTGTTATTAGCCTGATACGACCTGTGCCCATTTAGAGATGTGCAACATTTCCCCACAATTACATGAGAATCACATTCCACATCTCTGGCATTTATAGCCCCACCTTGGATTTGGGATAAACCGGTATTATTATTGCTCTGTAAAAGGTTTGTCACCCTCCTGGGGGGCGGGAGAGATTTCCTGCTTGCATGCTCGGAAAATTGAGGGCAATAAAAACAATGAGGGGGACAGCACATTACATTAACTAACCATTTATCAGGATGTGgtttaacaaacaaaaagaagcaCAAACAAAACAGCCTTGTgctcgcacaaacacaacaaacacaacagccTTCGTTCTTCTCAAATCAGAGGCAGCACTGAGCGAATCACCAGCGGTGGGAAAGGCTCGGTGTCCACAAGGTAGGATAAATAAGTGCACCAACCAGCACCGTGTAATCCTCCTCAACTCACTGTCGCCTCGGAACATAAACAAGCCTTATCAATCCCTGGAAGAGTTATTTGACCCAGTTGGGCTCCTGCTCGCATAACATTTTAGGAATGAAACCAAAAGTGCAGACAGAATGTTGATGAGACACTCCCTTCTTCTGGATGCCGTGGTGTTTACAAAAGAAGTGTGTGCAGCGAACAGGAAAGCTCAAGCTTGTCTCATATGAATTTTGGCAACGCAGATAGGAAATTCAATTTGGGCATTTCAACTGTTTTTCACAAAGGGTGCGTGCACAAAGCCCATCGTTGTTCCTTCATCTATCGACCGGATGAGTCTTCCCCTTTAGTATTAAAAGCCTATTTGTGCCATGACACCAGTGTAGAAGCAAAGATCTGACGGGAGATGTTCTAGATCACAGGtttcaaacacaaggcccacgggccgaatccggcccaacACGTCATTGTATGTGGCCGctaacggcttgaaaagaaacgtgatcaccttttcttcaagaaattcgAGAAAAATAtcctatgcttttattttgaaggtttcaaattaaatggatttatgtgataatattagagaaatgttcttatgtacgatatttctacactcaaataaacaataatcaaatgcaaagagaattatttaacaatatgttaggGTGTAGTTTAATTCAAAaaaatgttcaattcagtttattagtatagcccattttcataaattacacatttgtctcagagtgctttacaatctgtacatatagacatccctgtcccagaacctcacatcggatcaggaaaaactcccaaacaacccttcacggggaaaacaaGGGAAGAAGTTTATAcagtgtttcagttacaccggcccttcaagaggcagccat comes from Pseudoliparis swirei isolate HS2019 ecotype Mariana Trench chromosome 20, NWPU_hadal_v1, whole genome shotgun sequence and encodes:
- the lpar6a gene encoding lysophosphatidic acid receptor 6a, encoding MGPEFGFAIISFVDSAARGNCVTDPSEMYNSTLPPFNLTQRWAEDSTANSSTCDKNDGFKYPLYSAVFSIVFVVGLITNVVAIYIFTCSLKLRNETTTYMMNLVVSDLLFVFTLPLRVFYFINQNWPFGGMLCKVSVSLFYTNMYGSILFLTCISVDRFLAIVHPFRSRALRTKRNAKIVCVAVWVLVLSGSLPTGFMLQTTSPHYNKSNAMFCFENFSSKQWKSHLSKMVIFIETVGFVIPLLLNVFCSIMVLQTLRQPHTISHGGKLNKTKILRMIIVHLFIFCFCFIPYNVNLVFYALVRTKILKGCFAESVVRTIYPIALCIAVSNCCFDPIIYYFTSETIQNSMKRKSQVNRSYEVKFSEAQQSETTTNLQSSLRNLKAKVFHNESSV